A segment of the Amycolatopsis thermophila genome:
ACGCGCGTCCATCCGCAGCACGTGACCGCCGGCGGCGCGGATCGCGTCCATCCCGGGCACGCGACGCGCGGCGCCGTACACCGTGTGACCGGCGCGCAGCAGCTCCAGCGCGGTGACCCTCCCGATGCCGGAGGACGCTCCGGTGACCAGGCACACCCGCACGATCACACCTCCCACTCGACGGGCAGCTCGTGCACGCCGTAGATCAGGTTGTCGGTGCGCACGCGGACGTTCTCGGCGGGCACGGCCAGCCGCAGCGCCGGGAACCTGGTCGCCAGCGCGGGAAGCGCGACCTGCAGCTCCACCCGCGCGAGCTGCTGGCCGAGGCACTGGTGGATGCCGTGCCCGAAGGCCACGTGCCCGGCGGCCGGGCGGAGCAGGTCGAGGACGTCGAGGTCGGCGAAGCGGCCGGGGTCCCGGTTGGCGGCGGGGATCGAGACGGTCACCGTCTCCCCCGCCGCGATCCGCTCGCCGTTCAGGTCGAGGTCCTCCAGCGCGGTGCGCACGGTGAACGGGATGGCACTCAGGTAGCGCAGCAGCTCCTCGACCGCCCGGCCGGGGTCCGCGCACAGGGCGGCCCGCTGGTCCGGGTGGTGGAGCAGGGCGAACGCGCCGAGCGCGAGCATGTTGGCCGTCGTGTCCAGGCCCGCGCCGAGCAGCACGAAGCCGATGTTGACCAGCTCCTCGTCCGTGAGGTCGCTGCCGGTCAGTCCGCTGAGCAGGTCGTCGGCGGGCGCGGCGCGCTTGGCGGCCACCAGCTCGGCGATGAACCCGTGCACCGCCGCGTAGGCCGCTGCCTGCTGCTCCGCGGAGAGGTCGAGGCGGAACAGGTCCAGCGCGTGTTCCTGGAACCGTGCCCGCTCCGCGTAGGGGACGCCGAGCAGTTCGCAGATCACCTGCGCGGGGATCGGCTGCGCCCACGTCCGCACCAGGTCCACCGGGCCGCCGTGCTTGTCCAGGACGTCCAGGTACTCGGTGGTGAGGTCCTTGATGTGCCCGGCGAGCAGGCGCATCCGGCGCACGGTGAACTGGCCGGCGAGCAGGCGGCGGTATCGGGTGTGCTCCGGCGCGTCCATCACGTGGAAGACCCCGGGCGGCGCGGGCCGGCTGCCACCCGGGGCGCCGGGCACCGGGAGGTGCCTCAGCTCGGGCCGGACGCTGAACCGCGGATCGGCCAGCACCTCCCGCACCAGCGCGTGGCTGGTCACGAGCCACCCGGTGTGCCCGTCCGGATACCTCAGCCGGCTCAGCGCGGGCCGCTCGCGCAGCTCGGCGGGCGGATCGAACGGCCGCCCGGCGAGCCGTTCGGTGGGCAGTGACAGGGCCATCTCCGGACGGTCCTTTCCAGCGGTGTTCACGATTTCCGGAACATTAGGATCGCACTTCCCGGCCGAGCAACCAGCTACTAGCGTCTATCGAGGTCGGAAACGAGAATCGATGCAATGACCTTGCCACCGAATGCACCGGAGGACGGATGCGCCGAGCCCGGATGACCTACGACGAGCGCCGGGACGTGGCCGCGGGGCTGGCCGCCGGGCTCAGCTACGCGGAGATCGCCCGCAGGCTCGGCCGGCCCAAATCGACCGTCATCCGGGAGGTGGCGCGCAACGGCGGGGCCCACGCGTACCGGGCCCACCAGGCCCAGCAGGCGGCCGCGTGGCGGGCCCGCCGCCGCAGGCCCGCTCCGGTGCCCGTCGCCAACGACGTCGAGGGCGGCGACCCGCACGAGTTCGAGGAGTCCTTCGCCGCCATGATGGTGCGGACCGGGGTCCCGGCGATGATGGCGAAGGTCCTCGTCTGCCTGTTCACCAGCGACTCCGGCCTCACCGCGGCCGAACTGGTGGCCCGGCTGCGGGTCAGTCCCGCGTCCGTGTCCAAGGCCGTCGGCTGGCTCGAGCAGCGCGGTCTCGCCGGGCGTGAACGCGACGGCCGGCGCGACCGGTACGTCCTCGACGACGACGTCTGGTACCGGGCCTGGATGGTCAGCGTCCGGTCGATGACGCTGTGGGCCGACCACGCCCGGCGGGGCGCCGAACTGTACGGGACCGGCACCCCGGCCGGTGCCCGGCTGCGCGACACCGGTGAGTTCTTCGCCCACCTCGGCGAGGACATGGCCCAGGCGGCCGAGCACTGGCGGCGAACCCTCGCCGGCCGTGGTGCGAAACCTTCCGTATGACCGGTTGGCACCCTATGGTGTGATCATCGCAAAGGAGCGGTGATGACCAAGGCCGTCACGGGCGACGAGGTCGACGACATCGTCGCCGAGCACGACGAAGAGCGCCCCGCGCGGCGGTTGTCGCGCGGCCCCGACCTGCTGGTGTACCTGGTCGCGCTGGCCGTGGCCCTGCTCGTGCTCAAACAGGTGTTCTTCCCCTACGCCAAGGGCAACCAGTTCTACCTGGTGATCTTCCTCGGCAGCACGCTGCCGCTGGTGTTCCTCTGCTACCGCCCGCTGGCGCGGTCCACCCGGGTGCCGGACAACCCGTGGCTGCTGGACTGGGCGCTGGCCGTGGTGTCCCTGGTCGTGGGCCTGTACCCGGTGCTCTTCGGCTACGACGACTTCCTCGACCGGCAGGGCCAGCTGTCCACGCTGGACATCGTCGCCGGCGCACTGCTGCTGGTGCTCGTGCTGGAGGCGACCCGGCGCACCACGGGCTGGGTCCTGCCGATCGTGTGCCTGCTGTTCCTGGCCTACGCCTACTACGGCGGCTACCTGCCGCCGACCTGGGGCATCGCGCACGCCGGCGTGGACTTCAGCCAGATCGTCAACGCCCTGTTCAACGACGCGAGCGGATTCTTCGGCACCCCGCTCGACGTGGCCGCCAGCTACATCGTGCTGTTCACCATCTACGGCGCGGTGCTGGACGCCTCCGGGGCCGGCAGGTTCTTCGTCGACATCTCCTTCGCCGCGTTCCGCCGCTCGCGCACGGCGCCGGGCCGCACGACGGTGCTGTCCGGGTTCCTGCTGGGCACGGTGTCCGGGTCGGGCACCGCGACCGCGGTCAGCCTGGGCTCGATCACCTGGCCGATCCTCAAGCGGGCCGGCTACCCGCGGGAGAACGCCGGCGGGCTGCTCGCCGCGTCCGGGATCGGGGCGATCCTGTCGCCGCCGACGCTGGGTGCGGCGGCGTTCATCATCGCCGAGTACCTGCAGACCTCCTACCTGACCGTGCTGATCTGGGCGACGGTCCCGACCCTGCTGTACTACCTGGGCATCGTGTTCGCGATGGAGGCCGACGCGCGGCGGTTCCGGGCCAAACCGGTCGACGTCGAGCGCGGCGACCCGTGGCGCCTGTTGCTGCGCGGTGGCTACCACTTCCTGTCGCTGGCGATCATCGTGGTGTTCCTGGCACTGGACATCCCGCCGTTCGCGGCCGTCGTCTACGCGACCGGGGTGGCGGCCCTGTTCGCGCTGATCGCGCGGCGGCGGGACCTGCGCGGCTGGGCGCTGGACATGGTGAACGCGCTGTCGCGGGGCGTGCGGGGCGCGCTGCCGGTGATCGCGGTGTGCGCCGCGGCCGGGGTGATCACGTCGACGATCACGAAGACCGGGCTGGGCCTGGAGCTCGCCGACGCGCTGGTCGACCTGGCGCGGGCGATCACCGACAACGCGACCGTCGTGCTGGTGCTCACGGTGCTGCTGTCCGCGATCGCGGTCGGGGTGCTGGGCCTGGCGGTGCCGGTGACGGCGTCGTTCATCATCGCGTGGGTCGTGATCGCGCCCGCGCTGGAGGCGCTCGGTGTGGCGCCGGCCGAGCGCGCGATGTTCATCTTCTACTACGCGGTGTTGTCCGAGGTGACGCCGCCGACCGCGCTGGCCGCCGTCGCGTCCGCGGCGATCACCGGCGGGCGGGTCATGGCGACGATGTGGCAGTGCTGGAAGTACACGCTGCCGGCGTTCCTGGTGCCCATCGCGTTCGTGCTCACCGACAACGGCTCGGCGCTGCTGTTCCAGCGGGACGCGGTGACCGTGGTGTGGGTGCTGGCCGTGTCCGCGCTCGCCGTGGCCGCGCTGGGCGTGGTCACGGGTGGCTGGCTGTTCGGCCCGGTGCACCCGGTGGTGCGGGTGCTGTGCGTGCCGGCCGCGGTGTGCCTGCTCTACCTGGAGCCGGTGCCGATCGTGGCCGGTCTGGCCTGTTGCGTGGCCGCGGCGGCCGCGCACCTGGTGATGCGAAGGAGGCGGCATGAAACGACTGCTGGCGACACTGGCGGCGGTGACCCTGATCGCGACGGGCTGCGGCGGGAAACAAGCGAACCAGCCGGCGGGGGGCGGGAGCCAGGCGTGTGAAGCCGGCAGCGGGCGGCTGACCATCGCGACCGGCAACAGCGGCGGCGTCTACTACGTGCTCGGCGGTGGCCTCGCGCAGCTGATCAGCAAGAACACCGGCCTGAAGGCGACCGCGGCGGAGACCGGCGCGTCGGTGCAGAACATCCAGCAGCTGGTCGGCGGCACCTACGACATCGCGTTCTCCCTGGCCGACACCGCCGCCGACGCGGTGCAGGGCAAGGGCAGTTTCGAGGGCAAGCCGCAGAAGGTTCAGGCACTGGCCCGGATCTACCCGAACTCCACGCAGGTCCTGGTGCGCACCGACTCGGGCATCAACAGCGTCGCCGACATGCGGGGCAAGCGGATCTCGACCGGGTCGCCGAAGTCCGGCACCGAGGTGATCGCGAACCGGCTGCTGCAGGCGGCGGGGCTGAACCCGGACACCGACGTGCAGGCGCAGCGGCTCGACCTGGCCAAGACCGCGGACGGCATCAAGAGCGGCACGATCGACGGCCTGGTGTGGTCCGGTGGCCTGCCGACCGCGCAGATCACCGACATCACCACGACGATGAAGGGGCAGGTGAAGTTCATCGACATCACCCCGCAGCTGCCGGCGCTCCAGCAGATCAACAGCGTCTACGACGGCGGCACCATCCCCGCCGCGACGTACGGGATGCCGGCCGACGTGCCGACCATCGTGGTGCCCAACCTGCTCCTCGTGCGGGACGACTTCGAGACCGGCAACGCCTGCGCCATCACGAAACTCATCTTCGACAAGAAGGCGGAACTGGAGAGCGTCCACCCGGCGGCGAAGGACATCACCCGCGAAACGGCGCCCAAGACCGCCCCGGTGCCGCTGAACCCGGGGGCGCAGCAGGCGCTGTCGGCGTCCTGAGGCCGGAAAATCGCCGGCGTGCGCCGGGTATCTTCGGCGGCGTGGGCAGATCGTGCATCGAGTTCGGCGACCAGGACCTGTGGGTCGCGGACGCCCACATCCGGATGTGGCTGTACCTGATCAACGCCGAGATCGATCGGCTGCCCGCGCCGCCGGCCTGGCTGGCCCGCGCCCGCGAGGACTGGCACCGGGAGGCGGTCGCGGGCGTCCACGGCATGATCCTGCCCACGACCGCGTGAAGCGGCGATTGGAGTCTCACGGGGACGAGCTGCCGCAGGACCTGCCTGGCCCCGCGCCGTGGTTCGCCGTTCGACCAGATCGGACGGTTGCTCCGCGGCGAGGTCGAGCCGGACGGGCTGACCTGGGCGCAGTACCGGGAGCTGAAGTGGATCGTGACGAGGGGCGCGCCGAAGCGCCGCCGCTGGTGGCGCCGGTGAAACTTCGCGCATCCCCCTCAGATCATCGACGTCGTCACGCCCCGCCGGAGGAATGCGGTGGCACTCCGGAGGACCGGGTGATCCCGCCTGCGCCGGCGGCACCATTACCCCTCGGGTAATCGACGCTGCGCACGTCCGGCCGGAGGATCGGTGACACCACTCCGGAAAGGACACCCACGATGACCGCCTACGCGCTCGCCCACCTGATGCCCGCCGAACCGCACCCGGACGTCGCCGAGTACCTGGAACGCATCCAGTCCACACTGGACCCGTTCGGCGGGCGTTTCCTGGTCCACGGGGCGCCCGTCGACGTCCGGGAGGGCAGCTGGCCCGGTCACTTGGTGATCATCGGCTTCCCCACCGGCGCCGACGCCCGCGCCTGGTACGACTCCCCCGCCTACCGGAAGATCCTGCCGCTGCGCGCGGACCACATCGAGGGTGACCTCGTCATCGTCGACGGCGTCGAGCCCGGTCACGACTCCGCCGAGATGGGGCGGGCCATGCGCGCCGCGCTTCAGCCCAGCCGCAAGTGATCCCGCAGCCGCCGGGCGACGCGCGCCATCACGGCCTCCGCGCCGGGCTGGTGCGCCGCCGGCACCCGTGACTCGGTCAGCGCGGCCACCGCGAACACCTGCCCGTCGGCGTGCTCGACCACCCCGATCTCGTGCCGCAGCGTCAGCAGCGTGCCCGTCTTCGACGACCAGGTCGACGCGTCGGACGTGAAATCCGGGGCGAGCCGCTGGCGCAACACGTTGTGCCGCATCAGTTCCCGCACCCGCCCGGCGACCGGGGCCGGGATCGCCGAGGGCGTCCACAGCGCCTGCAGCAGATCCGTGAACGCGCGCGCCGACCCGGAACTCGCCCGCGTCACGTCGAGCTGCGGGATGCGGTGACCGCGCCCGGCGGTTCCCGTCTCCACCGCCAGCGCGTACGCCAGGTGTGCCTCGGCCCGGTCGAACCGCTCGGCCGGTGTCTCCGTCAGCTCCTGCACGGGGTGCCGCACGGTGATGCCGTCGATGCCGAACCCCTTGAGGATCCGGGCGACCTCGGGCGGCGGCGTCAGCTCGAACAGCGCGTCGGCGGCCGCGCCGTCGCTGATCGTCAGCGCCAGGTGGACCAGGTCGTCGATCGCGACGCTCGCCGGGTGGCGGAACCGGCTCAGCCCGGTCGGGCCGGCGGTCTCGATCCGGCCGGGACGGATCTCCCGCTGGGTGGCGCCGTCGAGCTCGCCGAGCCGGATCCGTTCCAGCGTGGCGATCGCGAGCGGAACCTTGACCAGCGACGCCGACGGCCACTGCGCGTCCGGCTCGATCGCGACCTCGTCACCGGTGCGCAGGTCCCGCACCACGAACGACCCTCGCAGCCCGGCGTCGTCGAGCACGTCCCGCATCTCGCGCAGCAGCGCTTCCGTCCTCATCGCTCCCCCTCGCGCGCCCCCAGGCAGTGCCCGATGGACCGCGACAACGGCCGGAGGCGCTCTCCGTCGTCACTGTAGGTGGCGGCCAGCGCGTAGCCGCGGACGAGGTCGAGCTCGCCGAGCGGACGCCAGTGCAATTCCAGCTCGGCCGCCTGGCTTTCCGAGCACAGCAACAGGTCGGCGGAGCCGAGCACGTCGGCCACGGCGGCGATCAGCGACTCCGCGGTGGCGACCTGGGAGGGCCGCAGCCCGAGCGAGTCGCGCAGGTGGAAGAGCCGGTCGCGGATGTGCGGCACGTCGTCCTCCGGCTGCAGCCACACCCGCTGAGCCGGGCCGTCCGAACCCCGGCCCACCCGCAGCGTTTCCAGGTAGACGGTGTGCGCGGGCGGCGGCAGCGCGGCGGCCACCCCGAGCGGCACGCGCCAGCGGGCCTCGTCGGCGGGCACGGCGGTGAGCGCGACCCGGACGTCCTGCGTCCGGACCAGGTCGGCGCGCTCCGCGGGCGGCGCGGGCCGGAAGTCGAGGACGAGGTCGTGGTCGCGGGCCTCGGCGTCGAGGTGGGCGAGGTCCCGCGCCGAGCACCAGTCGGGGACCGCGAACCGCAGCGGGCGGCGGCGGGCGCGCCGGGCGTCGTGCTCGAGCGCGTCGGCCAGCCCGACCAGGCGTTGCGCCGCCGGCAGGACGTCCCGGCCGAACGGGGTGAGCACCGCGCGCCGGGTCGACCGGTCGAACAGCCGGTCGCCGAGGTGCTGTTCCAGTGCGGCGATGCGCCGGCTGGCGACCGGCTGCGGGATGCCGGCGGCCGCCGCGCCGAGCGTGAAGCTGCCGCGTTCGCTGACGCTGACGAAGGCCCGGCAGGCACCGACGAGATCCACGCGCCCGATCTTATGCCGAGATCGCATGAAAGCCTTCACTTCGGTCTTCGACGGCATCGAGAACGCGCGGAAAGCTGACCGCATGATTGTTCGCTCTCTTCAGGCCCTGACCGCGGTTCTCGCGTTCGGGCTGGTCGCCGCCTGTGCGGCCGAAACCTCCCCGCCCCCGCCCGCCACCTCCGTGTCCGTGGCGGCGCCGCGGGTGGACTTCGCCGACCTCGAGGCGAAGTACGACGCCCGGCTGGGCCTCTACGCGCTGGACACCGGCACCGGCCGGGAGATCGGGTTCCGCGCCGACGAGCGGTTCGCCTACTGCTCGACGATCAAGGTGCCGCTGGTCGGCGCACTGCTGCGGCGCGGCGACGACCTGAACGAAGTGCTGACCTACTCGGGCGCGGACGTCGTCGACAACTCCCCCTACACGAAGGACCGCACGAGCGTGACGCTGCGCGAGGCCGTCGAGTCCGCGCTGACGCAGAGCGACAACACGGCGGCGAACCTGATGTACCGGGAGCTGGGTGGGCCGTCGGCGCTGGGCGCCGTGCTGCGCGAGATCGGTGACACCACGACGCACGCGGACCGGACCGAGACCGACCTCAACACCGCGGTGCCCGGCGACATCCGCGACACCACCACCCCGCGTGCGATGGCGGCCACGCTGCGGACCCTGGTTCTCGGCGACGCGCTGCCGGCGGACAAGCGCGACCTGCTGGCCGGCATCATGCGCGGCAACACGACCGGGAACGCGACGATCCGCGCCGGCGTGCCGTCCGGCTGGTCCGTGGCCGACAAGACGGGCTCGGGCTCGTACGGGACCCGCAACGACATCGCGGTCGTCTGGCCGCCGTCGGGCGCGCCGATCGTCATCGCCGTGCTGACCAGCCGCGCGACCGAGGACGCCGGGCCCCAGAACCCCCTGCTCGCGGAGGCGACGGCACGGGCGGTCGGCGCGTTGCGCTAGTCGTCGAGGACGGCACGCGCCCAGGCGGCGACGCGATCGGCGAACCCGGCGGCGGGGAACGTCCCGTCCTGGGCGACGTCGGCGATGGTGACCGAGTAGGTCGTCCGGGCGGGAGCCGGGGCGCCGCCGGGGATGGCGGCGCCCCGGTTCCGGTGGTTGTTGGCGCGGCGGCGCCGTTCGGTGAGCGACGAAACCGCGTCGAGGCCGCCGTCGAGATAGGCGTGCAGGACGGCCTGCAACGGGTGCGCGGCGGCGGGCGTGCGGCGGGGGTGCTGCAGCAGGAAGCACGCGACGGTCACCGCGTGCAGCGGGCCCCACGGCGGGCGCCTGGAGTGGTCCAGCGCCAGGACGACGTCGAACAGCTCCGCGCAGGAATGGGGCTGTGCGGGCGCCCCGCACTCGGCGCAACGTGTCACCGGCATACCGGCACGGTAGAACCTCCAGCGACGGGAGTGTCGAGTCCGGCCCGTGCCGTTCGTCCTCGGGGTGTTGTCCGAGGAAGGAGTTCGGTCATGTTGGAGCAGTACCGGCGGGCGCAGGACGGGATGGACGCGGTGCTGGCGGCGGTGCCCCGCGGCCGGTGGGACGAGCCGTCGATGTGCGCGGAGTGGACGGTGCGGGACGTCGCCGGGCACGTGGTCTGGGGGCAGTGGCAGATGCGGGCGTGGGCGACCGGCGAGGCGGACCCGCCGGGTGAGGGTGCGCCGGGAGCGCCGCACCCGGGCACCCTGGCCGGCGACGACCCGCTCGAGACGTGGCGCAAGGCGCGGGCGGCGTCGGTGCCGGCGCTGACGCCGGAGGCGCTGGCGCGCACCACGCGGATCACCGGCCTCGGCGAGGTGCCCCTGGCCGGGCTGGTGCCGCTGATGATCACCGACACGATCGTGCACAGCTGGGACATCGGGCACGCCCTGGGGATCGACGTCCGCCCGGACGCGGACCTGGTGGCGCTGGCGGACGGCTGGGGCAGGGCCCACGTCGTCCGGCGGCCGGGGTTCTTCGGGCCGGAGGTGACAGCGCCCCCGGGGGCCGATGAGCTGACGCGGATGCTCGCGTTCCTGGGGCGCGTGGCCTGAACCGGGCGGCTCGGCGGGCGTGGGATCGGCCCGGCCGCGTTGCTCGGGGCCTACCGGCCGGCGAGGTGGTGGAACCGCGGGGCTCGCCCCGGGGCGAGGTCGCAGTGTCGAATGCTCGCGTTCCCTGGGCCGCCCGCCTGAACCGGGCGCCTTGGGCGGGCGCGGCACCGGCCCGGCCGGGTTGCTCGGGCCGACAGGGCACGCCCCGCGGCCCGGCAGGTCGCGGAACCGCAGGGGCCGGGTCGCAGCGCGGAATGCCCGCACCGAGGGGCCGCCCCGCCTGAACCGGGCCGCTTGGGCGGGCGTGGAACCGGCCCGGCCGGGTTGCTCGGGCCCACAGGTCACGCCCGCCGCCCGGGTAGCGGCACCGCAGGGGCCCCGGTCGCGGTGCCGAATGCCCGCACCGCGGGGCGAGGTCGCGGTGCCGAATGCTCGCGTTCCCTGGGCCGCCCGCCTGAACCGGGCGCCTTGGGCGGGCGTGGAACCGGCCCGGCCGGGTTGCTCGGAGCCGCAAGCCACCCCCGCCCGCCGAAGGGCCGTCCTGGCGACAGTCGGCGGCGCAGTACCTGCGGCCCAGCCTGAGCGGCCCAGCCCGGGCCGACACCGGCCCCCGGCCCAATCCCGGCGGCCCAGTCCCGGCGGCCCACTCCCCGTCTGAGCCGCCCCGGCCTGGCCGGCCCTGGCCTGGCCAGTCCCAGCCTGAGCCGTGGCCTGGACGGCCCCGGCCTGAGCCACCCGGCCCTGGCGCCCGTCAGCCGCGGCTGCTCGTGTGGAACCGTTGCTGGTAGGCGCGCGGCGAGACGCCCGCGTGCTGCACGAAGGCGCGCCGCAAGGATTCGACGCTGCCGAAGCCGCTCGCGAAGGCCGTTTCGGTCACCGGGCGGCCCGCGTCGAGCATCGCCTTGGCCGCGTCGAACCGGATGAGCTCCACGTACTTCGCCGGGGTGGTGCCCAGTTCCTCCTGGAACAGCCGCGTCAGGTGGCGGGTGCTCAGTCCGGCCAGCGCGGCCAGCTTCGGCAGCGAGTGGTCGGCCGCCGGGTCGGCGGCGACCGCGTCGCACACCGCCCGCAGTGGCGGGGCCTTCGGCGCGGGCCCGCGCAGCGACGGCGAGAACTGCGACTGCCCTCCCGGCCGCTGCAGGAACACCACCAGCGACCGCGCGACACTGCGGGCCAGTTCGGCCCCGTGGTCACGTTCCACCAGCGCGAGCGCCAGGTCGATGCCGGCCGTGACCCCGGCCGAGGTGAACACCGGGCCGTCCTCGACGAAGATCGCGTCCGGCTCGACCTGGATCGCCGGGTGCGCCCGGGCCAGGGTCGCGGCGTGCTGCCAGTGCGTCGTCGCCCGGCGGCCGTCGAGCAGGCCCGCCGCGGCGAGGACGAACGTGCCGGTGCAGATCGACGCGACCCGCTTGGCCCGGCCCGCGATCGTGCGCGCGGCCCGCGCCAGCTCCGGCGGCACGGGGTGCGCCGGGAACACGTCGCCGCCCATGATCAACGCCGTGTCCAGCGGCCCGGTGTCGGCGGCGTCGACGTCGACGGGCACGCGCATGCCGGTCGAGGACGACACGTCCCGCCCGCCGGCCGAGCACAGCAGCAGTTCGTAGTCCGCGCCGAAGCGGTTGGCCTCGGCGAACACCTCACTCGGCCCGGCGAGGTCGAGCAGCTTGACGTCGTCGAAGACCAGTAGCGCCATCCGCCGTTTGCCCACGCCCACCCCCGGTGTCCCGTCTGGGGAGAGTATGCCGCGCGAGGTGCGGCGACCCGCGTCACTCCCCCGCGAGGGCCAGCACCGTGCGCGCCTGCTCCAGCATCGCCACGTCGAGGAACGTGCCGTCGGTCAGGGTGATCGCCCCGATGCCCGCCGCGGTGGCGTCGCCGAGGCGGGACAGCACCTCGCGGGCCCGCGACACCTCCTGCTCGCTCGGCAGGAACGCGGCGCGGATCGTGTCCAGCTGCGACGGGTGGATCGCGGTGCGGCCGCGGAACCCGAGAGCCCGGCCCGCCCGGCAGGACGCCGTCAGGCCGTCGAGGTCACGCACGTTCGTGTACGCCGACATCACCGGGGGCACCAGCCGCGCGGCGCGGGCGGCGACCACGACCCGGCTGCGCGCCCAGGCCAGCCCGGCGTCGTCGGTCACGCCCAGGTCCGAGCGCAGGTCCGCCTCGCCGAGGCCGATCGACGCCACCTGCGGCGAGGCGGTCGCGATCTCCAGCGCCCGCTCGATCCCGAGCGCCGACTCGATCAGCGGGTGCAGCTCGCGGCCGGGCAGCGCGGCGGCCAGCGCGCGGATCTCCTCCGGCGACTCGACCTTCGGGATCCGGGCGCCCACCTGCGGTGGCAGGGCCGCCACGGCGGCGACGTCGTCGGCGTGCCAGGGCGTGCTCACGTGGTTGATCCGGACCTGCACCCGCCGCCCGGCGGCCGGCAGCAGCTCGCGGACGGC
Coding sequences within it:
- a CDS encoding cytochrome P450, coding for MALSLPTERLAGRPFDPPAELRERPALSRLRYPDGHTGWLVTSHALVREVLADPRFSVRPELRHLPVPGAPGGSRPAPPGVFHVMDAPEHTRYRRLLAGQFTVRRMRLLAGHIKDLTTEYLDVLDKHGGPVDLVRTWAQPIPAQVICELLGVPYAERARFQEHALDLFRLDLSAEQQAAAYAAVHGFIAELVAAKRAAPADDLLSGLTGSDLTDEELVNIGFVLLGAGLDTTANMLALGAFALLHHPDQRAALCADPGRAVEELLRYLSAIPFTVRTALEDLDLNGERIAAGETVTVSIPAANRDPGRFADLDVLDLLRPAAGHVAFGHGIHQCLGQQLARVELQVALPALATRFPALRLAVPAENVRVRTDNLIYGVHELPVEWEV
- a CDS encoding GbsR/MarR family transcriptional regulator; the encoded protein is MRRARMTYDERRDVAAGLAAGLSYAEIARRLGRPKSTVIREVARNGGAHAYRAHQAQQAAAWRARRRRPAPVPVANDVEGGDPHEFEESFAAMMVRTGVPAMMAKVLVCLFTSDSGLTAAELVARLRVSPASVSKAVGWLEQRGLAGRERDGRRDRYVLDDDVWYRAWMVSVRSMTLWADHARRGAELYGTGTPAGARLRDTGEFFAHLGEDMAQAAEHWRRTLAGRGAKPSV
- a CDS encoding TRAP transporter permease, which gives rise to MTKAVTGDEVDDIVAEHDEERPARRLSRGPDLLVYLVALAVALLVLKQVFFPYAKGNQFYLVIFLGSTLPLVFLCYRPLARSTRVPDNPWLLDWALAVVSLVVGLYPVLFGYDDFLDRQGQLSTLDIVAGALLLVLVLEATRRTTGWVLPIVCLLFLAYAYYGGYLPPTWGIAHAGVDFSQIVNALFNDASGFFGTPLDVAASYIVLFTIYGAVLDASGAGRFFVDISFAAFRRSRTAPGRTTVLSGFLLGTVSGSGTATAVSLGSITWPILKRAGYPRENAGGLLAASGIGAILSPPTLGAAAFIIAEYLQTSYLTVLIWATVPTLLYYLGIVFAMEADARRFRAKPVDVERGDPWRLLLRGGYHFLSLAIIVVFLALDIPPFAAVVYATGVAALFALIARRRDLRGWALDMVNALSRGVRGALPVIAVCAAAGVITSTITKTGLGLELADALVDLARAITDNATVVLVLTVLLSAIAVGVLGLAVPVTASFIIAWVVIAPALEALGVAPAERAMFIFYYAVLSEVTPPTALAAVASAAITGGRVMATMWQCWKYTLPAFLVPIAFVLTDNGSALLFQRDAVTVVWVLAVSALAVAALGVVTGGWLFGPVHPVVRVLCVPAAVCLLYLEPVPIVAGLACCVAAAAAHLVMRRRRHETTAGDTGGGDPDRDGLRRETSEPAGGGREPGV
- a CDS encoding TAXI family TRAP transporter solute-binding subunit, translating into MKRLLATLAAVTLIATGCGGKQANQPAGGGSQACEAGSGRLTIATGNSGGVYYVLGGGLAQLISKNTGLKATAAETGASVQNIQQLVGGTYDIAFSLADTAADAVQGKGSFEGKPQKVQALARIYPNSTQVLVRTDSGINSVADMRGKRISTGSPKSGTEVIANRLLQAAGLNPDTDVQAQRLDLAKTADGIKSGTIDGLVWSGGLPTAQITDITTTMKGQVKFIDITPQLPALQQINSVYDGGTIPAATYGMPADVPTIVVPNLLLVRDDFETGNACAITKLIFDKKAELESVHPAAKDITRETAPKTAPVPLNPGAQQALSAS
- a CDS encoding DUF1330 domain-containing protein, with protein sequence MTAYALAHLMPAEPHPDVAEYLERIQSTLDPFGGRFLVHGAPVDVREGSWPGHLVIIGFPTGADARAWYDSPAYRKILPLRADHIEGDLVIVDGVEPGHDSAEMGRAMRAALQPSRK
- a CDS encoding serine hydrolase; this encodes MRTEALLREMRDVLDDAGLRGSFVVRDLRTGDEVAIEPDAQWPSASLVKVPLAIATLERIRLGELDGATQREIRPGRIETAGPTGLSRFRHPASVAIDDLVHLALTISDGAAADALFELTPPPEVARILKGFGIDGITVRHPVQELTETPAERFDRAEAHLAYALAVETGTAGRGHRIPQLDVTRASSGSARAFTDLLQALWTPSAIPAPVAGRVRELMRHNVLRQRLAPDFTSDASTWSSKTGTLLTLRHEIGVVEHADGQVFAVAALTESRVPAAHQPGAEAVMARVARRLRDHLRLG
- a CDS encoding LysR family transcriptional regulator — its product is MRSRHKIGRVDLVGACRAFVSVSERGSFTLGAAAAGIPQPVASRRIAALEQHLGDRLFDRSTRRAVLTPFGRDVLPAAQRLVGLADALEHDARRARRRPLRFAVPDWCSARDLAHLDAEARDHDLVLDFRPAPPAERADLVRTQDVRVALTAVPADEARWRVPLGVAAALPPPAHTVYLETLRVGRGSDGPAQRVWLQPEDDVPHIRDRLFHLRDSLGLRPSQVATAESLIAAVADVLGSADLLLCSESQAAELELHWRPLGELDLVRGYALAATYSDDGERLRPLSRSIGHCLGAREGER
- the bla gene encoding class A beta-lactamase — encoded protein: MIVRSLQALTAVLAFGLVAACAAETSPPPPATSVSVAAPRVDFADLEAKYDARLGLYALDTGTGREIGFRADERFAYCSTIKVPLVGALLRRGDDLNEVLTYSGADVVDNSPYTKDRTSVTLREAVESALTQSDNTAANLMYRELGGPSALGAVLREIGDTTTHADRTETDLNTAVPGDIRDTTTPRAMAATLRTLVLGDALPADKRDLLAGIMRGNTTGNATIRAGVPSGWSVADKTGSGSYGTRNDIAVVWPPSGAPIVIAVLTSRATEDAGPQNPLLAEATARAVGALR
- a CDS encoding DUF5946 family protein; the encoded protein is MPVTRCAECGAPAQPHSCAELFDVVLALDHSRRPPWGPLHAVTVACFLLQHPRRTPAAAHPLQAVLHAYLDGGLDAVSSLTERRRRANNHRNRGAAIPGGAPAPARTTYSVTIADVAQDGTFPAAGFADRVAAWARAVLDD
- a CDS encoding TIGR03086 family metal-binding protein, producing the protein MLEQYRRAQDGMDAVLAAVPRGRWDEPSMCAEWTVRDVAGHVVWGQWQMRAWATGEADPPGEGAPGAPHPGTLAGDDPLETWRKARAASVPALTPEALARTTRITGLGEVPLAGLVPLMITDTIVHSWDIGHALGIDVRPDADLVALADGWGRAHVVRRPGFFGPEVTAPPGADELTRMLAFLGRVA